One Mycolicibacterium fortuitum subsp. fortuitum genomic window carries:
- a CDS encoding WXG100 family type VII secretion target produces the protein MAEELGVGPAELRATSRNLNDVSVRMKNVLSTLQANLAAEGAAWGDDKMGDGYAKGSAGYLAQKDWVDGSVVVKTDLLDYYSDGLKGSADSFEKNDQP, from the coding sequence ATGGCTGAGGAACTCGGTGTCGGGCCTGCTGAGCTGCGGGCGACCTCGAGGAACCTGAACGATGTCAGCGTCAGGATGAAGAACGTGCTGTCCACTCTGCAAGCCAACCTCGCGGCCGAAGGTGCCGCGTGGGGCGACGACAAGATGGGCGACGGATACGCGAAGGGCAGTGCGGGGTATCTGGCGCAAAAGGATTGGGTCGACGGCTCGGTGGTGGTCAAGACCGATCTGCTCGATTACTACTCGGACGGTTTGAAAGGTTCGGCGGACTCCTTCGAAAAGAACGACCAGCCGTAG
- a CDS encoding YbaB/EbfC family nucleoid-associated protein yields the protein MSNDALRHQMTEVLALVSEQMADIAAVQREQAQLTASAEEADGLVEVTVDARGHVIKTVIDESYLDEYELEELGGHVTAAAQTAAQLVAQRSAALMMPIEERRRMMPALSDIADGAPDLRDLTRSVFGIDDAAGRAGEPEGDDQDESTFPTVRS from the coding sequence ATGAGCAACGATGCCCTCCGGCATCAGATGACCGAGGTGCTGGCCCTGGTCTCCGAGCAGATGGCCGACATTGCCGCGGTGCAGCGTGAGCAGGCGCAGCTCACCGCGAGTGCTGAGGAAGCTGATGGCTTGGTCGAGGTGACGGTCGACGCCCGCGGTCATGTCATCAAGACCGTCATCGACGAGTCCTATCTCGACGAATACGAACTCGAAGAGCTCGGTGGCCACGTCACCGCGGCCGCGCAGACTGCGGCGCAACTCGTGGCGCAGCGGTCGGCTGCCCTGATGATGCCGATCGAAGAACGCCGCCGGATGATGCCGGCTCTGTCCGACATCGCCGACGGTGCGCCCGATCTGCGTGATCTCACCAGATCCGTGTTCGGCATCGACGATGCGGCAGGCCGGGCCGGCGAGCCGGAGGGCGACGATCAGGACGAATCCACCTTCCCCACCGTGAGGAGCTGA
- the mycP gene encoding type VII secretion-associated serine protease mycosin produces the protein MSVRRYAAVLTVAVTVALAGFGAPPAGAVTPPVVEPGPPPSGPVAPAQPTELKAICGIPTGVLPGTDFTKQTSAEAMLEYRRAWRFSRGAGQRVAVIDTGVNRHPRLPALEAGGDYVSSSDGLVDCDAHGTLVAGIIAAVPAEGDSFAGVAPEATILSIRQNSGAYSAAGRTSGQNDDPNATSVGYGNTHTLALAITRAVDLGATVINLSEVACAPVSAGLDDRELGRAVRYAYERNVVVVAAAGNFNSQSMCNAQNDMTDPNQPLHNGWNTVSTIASPAWFADYVLTVGAVTTSAAPADFSLHGPWVAVAAPGERVTSLDPAGPGLSNAQLGQQGLAPLNGTSFAAPFVSGVVALIRSRYPDLTAGQVKDLIERTARTPGNGPNQATGYGVVDPVAALTYQLPHGADGRDVTATSPIGGPPQPDPGNVRARRIVFSVTAACLALMAAAVAVAAARRRTR, from the coding sequence ATGAGCGTCCGGCGGTACGCGGCGGTGCTGACCGTCGCCGTAACGGTGGCGCTGGCGGGCTTCGGCGCACCTCCGGCCGGTGCGGTGACCCCGCCCGTCGTCGAACCCGGGCCGCCGCCCAGCGGGCCAGTCGCGCCCGCGCAGCCCACCGAGCTGAAGGCGATCTGCGGTATCCCGACGGGGGTGTTGCCGGGTACCGACTTCACCAAGCAGACCAGCGCGGAGGCGATGCTCGAATATCGCAGGGCCTGGCGCTTTTCCCGCGGTGCCGGGCAGAGGGTGGCGGTGATCGACACCGGCGTCAACCGGCATCCTCGGCTTCCCGCGCTGGAGGCCGGCGGCGACTATGTGTCGAGCAGCGACGGTCTGGTCGATTGCGATGCGCACGGCACCCTGGTGGCCGGGATCATCGCCGCGGTGCCCGCCGAGGGGGACAGCTTCGCCGGCGTTGCGCCCGAGGCCACCATCCTCTCGATCCGCCAGAACAGCGGCGCCTACAGCGCCGCGGGAAGGACCAGTGGCCAGAACGACGATCCCAACGCCACATCGGTCGGCTACGGAAACACGCACACGCTGGCACTCGCGATCACCCGGGCGGTTGATCTCGGTGCCACGGTGATCAACCTGTCCGAGGTGGCGTGCGCGCCGGTATCGGCCGGACTGGACGACCGCGAGCTGGGTCGCGCGGTGCGATACGCCTACGAACGCAATGTCGTGGTGGTTGCCGCGGCCGGCAACTTCAATTCCCAGAGCATGTGCAACGCGCAGAACGACATGACCGATCCGAACCAGCCGCTGCACAACGGTTGGAACACCGTCAGCACCATCGCCAGCCCGGCCTGGTTCGCCGACTACGTCCTGACGGTCGGAGCCGTGACCACATCGGCCGCCCCGGCCGACTTCAGCCTGCACGGACCGTGGGTTGCGGTGGCCGCGCCCGGTGAGCGGGTCACCTCGCTGGACCCGGCCGGGCCGGGTCTGAGCAACGCCCAACTGGGCCAGCAGGGGTTGGCCCCGCTGAACGGCACGAGCTTCGCAGCGCCGTTCGTATCAGGGGTGGTGGCGTTGATCCGGTCACGGTATCCGGACCTGACGGCGGGCCAGGTCAAGGATCTCATCGAACGCACTGCCCGCACCCCGGGGAATGGACCCAACCAGGCCACGGGTTATGGAGTCGTGGACCCGGTCGCGGCGCTGACCTACCAGCTCCCGCACGGGGCCGACGGCCGCGATGTCACTGCCACTTCACCGATCGGCGGGCCACCGCAACCTGATCCAGGTAATGTGCGGGCCCGCAGGATCGTCTTCTCCGTCACCGCGGCGTGTCTTGCGTTGATGGCGGCGGCGGTAGCGGTGGCTGCTGCCCGGCGACGGACCAGGTGA
- the eccD gene encoding type VII secretion integral membrane protein EccD, protein MTGVEELREVHVVSAAPEVIRVSVVGGRTQLDVALPADIPVAAFLPELARLIKSRDAERAEDLTDRDERRTFWVLSRAGGADALDPDRSLRAAGVENGALLRLSARRALSPPALYDDVVDAAARLNRASYAAWGATAAATMAFAGLWLCSAVWVVFLLAPALSPHRSVIMGCAALTIVTLVAAAALVRRVLGRADIAAAVGPPVIAIGSAAGWVLAAPYGFVGLTCGCAVLLGLTAICHRLIRAGHWTYVAAAVLLGFGAVVFGGRALGAAAEVVATVAAVVAVYFCLLVPALTARLDRYPAAPADPSRTDDPFTTTVEPAPSGTQMPSAEQVWARVRSAVLTRSGLLAGAAVVTLVAASALMRVETGWPAFAFAVTCASVLALHARRAATWPERAALAVPALGLVLTSCLQAQAGAWPLQLTGVGLLAVIAIGGAASTLVAASVIHRWRPVAGYLEYVAVAAVIPLALWPLGLYERLGG, encoded by the coding sequence GTGACCGGGGTCGAGGAGCTCCGCGAGGTGCACGTGGTGTCGGCGGCGCCCGAGGTGATCAGGGTGTCCGTGGTGGGGGGTCGCACCCAGCTCGACGTCGCGCTTCCGGCCGACATACCGGTGGCGGCGTTCCTGCCGGAACTGGCCCGGTTGATCAAGTCCCGCGATGCCGAGCGCGCCGAGGACCTGACCGATCGCGACGAGCGACGGACATTCTGGGTGCTCAGCCGCGCCGGTGGAGCCGATGCCCTGGATCCCGATCGGAGCCTGCGCGCGGCCGGGGTGGAAAACGGCGCGCTGCTGCGTCTCTCGGCCCGCCGCGCGTTGTCGCCACCCGCGCTGTACGACGATGTGGTGGACGCCGCGGCGAGGCTGAACCGCGCTTCCTATGCCGCCTGGGGTGCCACTGCGGCAGCGACGATGGCCTTCGCCGGGTTGTGGCTGTGCTCGGCGGTATGGGTGGTGTTCCTGCTGGCCCCCGCGTTGTCGCCGCACCGGTCGGTGATCATGGGCTGCGCGGCCCTGACCATCGTGACGCTGGTGGCGGCTGCCGCGCTCGTGCGCAGGGTGCTGGGCCGGGCCGACATCGCCGCAGCGGTCGGCCCGCCGGTGATCGCCATCGGGAGCGCGGCAGGCTGGGTGCTCGCTGCGCCGTACGGCTTCGTCGGGTTGACCTGCGGGTGTGCAGTGTTGTTGGGGCTCACCGCGATCTGTCACCGGCTGATCCGGGCCGGCCACTGGACCTATGTCGCGGCCGCGGTGCTGCTGGGCTTCGGGGCGGTGGTGTTCGGCGGACGAGCGCTCGGTGCGGCGGCCGAGGTCGTGGCCACGGTCGCCGCGGTGGTTGCGGTCTACTTCTGTCTACTTGTGCCGGCGCTGACGGCACGACTGGACCGGTATCCCGCCGCGCCGGCCGACCCGTCGCGCACCGACGACCCGTTCACGACGACGGTGGAACCGGCTCCCTCTGGCACGCAGATGCCCAGTGCCGAGCAGGTGTGGGCCAGGGTCCGGTCAGCGGTGCTGACCCGCTCGGGTTTGCTGGCGGGTGCGGCAGTGGTGACGCTCGTCGCTGCGAGTGCCCTGATGCGCGTCGAAACAGGCTGGCCGGCATTTGCCTTCGCTGTCACCTGCGCCTCGGTGCTGGCGCTGCATGCCCGTCGGGCGGCCACCTGGCCGGAACGTGCCGCGCTTGCGGTGCCCGCGCTCGGCCTGGTCCTGACCAGTTGTTTGCAGGCCCAGGCCGGAGCGTGGCCGTTGCAGCTCACCGGAGTTGGCCTGCTCGCGGTGATTGCCATCGGCGGCGCGGCCTCGACGTTGGTGGCGGCCTCGGTGATCCACCGATGGCGGCCGGTTGCCGGGTATCTGGAGTACGTGGCTGTGGCGGCGGTGATCCCGCTGGCACTGTGGCCGCTCGGCTTGTACGAACGGCTGGGCGGCTGA